The Lasioglossum baleicum chromosome 12, iyLasBale1, whole genome shotgun sequence genome includes a region encoding these proteins:
- the E75 gene encoding ecdysone-induced protein 75 isoform X2, translating into MPPQTQMRANHRNGGPTQPPPATVVVSSTSSMRPPPPPPPPRARASNEGKGHHEEPTSSIPDLEFDGTTVLCRVCGDKASGFHYGVHSCEGCKGFFRRSIQQKIQYRPCTKNQQCSILRINRNRCQYCRLKKCIAVGMSRDAVRFGRVPKREKARILAAMQQSSHSRSQEKAVAAELEDEQRLLGTVVQAHIDTCDFTRDKVAPILVRARETPNYTACPPTLACPLNPNPQPLTGQQELLQDFSKRFSPAIRGVVEFAKRIPGFSLLAQDDQVTLLKAGVFEVLLVRLACMFDAQTNSMICLNGQVLKRESIHNSSNARFLMDSMFDFAERVNSLRLSDAELGLFCSVVVIAADRPGLRNTELVERMHNKLRNALQTVLAQNHPQHPDILRELLKKIPDLRTLNTLHSEKLLAFKMTEQQQQMQAQQQHQQQQQQQTQHVISAQQPQQQQQQQQHWPMEEEPSASWGSASDVTLDEAVKSPLGSVSSTESTCSGEVASLTEYHHVAPPSGHHASSAPLLAATLAGGLCPHRRRANSGSTSSGDDDLHRASLSKTPQPPQCPRFRKLDSPSDSGIESGTEKPDKPASSSASSAPTSVCSSPRSEDKEVEDMPVLKRVLQAPPLYDTNSLMDEAYKPHKKFRALRQKDSAEAEPAVIVQHTQSQLHLHLTSPPARSPSNQAQTQCPQTASLLSSTHSTLARSLMEGPRMTAEQLKRTDIIHNYIMRGETSPRSPAVSPSPAEQCASTTTITARSPQGSQGLLQCATSNYSTTRWPATSVITTTTGARQQQQQQQQSSSDYLMVGSSPASSPRYLSAAASSSTSTSPRPTSSTAATLMLSGCPSNMMELQVDIADSQQPLNLSKKSPSPSPRPLVGPCKALSLEA; encoded by the exons AATTCGACGGGACCACGGTGTTGTGCCGCGTTTGCGGGGACAAGGCGTCCGGTTTTCACTATGGGGTACACTCGTGCGAGGGGTGCAAG GGATTCTTCCGGCGGAGCATTCAGCAGAAGATTCAGTATCGGCCCTGCACCAAGAACCAGCAGTGCAGCATCCTGCGAATCAACAGGAACCGCTGCCAGTATTGTCGTCTCAAGAAGTGCATCGCTGTCGGCATGAGTCGCGATG CGGTGCGATTCGGCCGTGTGCCCAAGCGCGAGAAGGCCAGGATTCTGGCTGCCATGCAGCAAAGCTCCCACAGCCGTTCTCAAGAGAAGGCAGTAGCGGCCGAGCTGGAGGACGAGCAACGACTACTCGGCACCGTTGTGCAAGCTCACATTGATACATGCGACTTCACCAGGGACAAAGTCGCGCCGATCCTCGTGCGAGCTCGAGAGACACCGAACTACACCGCGTGTCCACCCACCTTG GCATGCCCTCTGAATCCTAACCCTCAACCGTTGACCGGCCAGCAAGAGCTGTTGCAAGACTTCTCGAAAAGGTTCTCGCCGGCTATCCGCGGCGTGGTAGAGTTCGCGAAACGCATTCCTGGCTTCAGCCTGCTGGCACAGGACGACCAGGTGACGCTGCTCAAGGCTGGCGTGTTCGAGGTGTTGCTGGTGCGATTGGCCTGCATGTTCGACGCTCAAACGAACAGCATGATCTGCCTGAACGGGCAGGTGCTCAAGCGAGAGTCGATCCACAATAGCAGCAACGCGCGATTCCTCATGGATTCGATGTTCGACTTCGCCGAGAGGGTGAACTCGCTGCGACTATCGGACGCCGAGCTCGGTCTTTTCTGTTCCGTGGTGGTGATCGCTGCGGACCGGCCAGGGCTTCGCAACACGGAGCTCGTTGAGCGTATGCACAACAAGCTGCGGAACGCCCTGCAGACCGTGCTCGCTCAGAACCATCCTCAACACCCGGACATTTTGCGGGAGCTGCTCAAGAAGATCCCAGACCTGAGAACTCTGAACACCCTCCACTCGGAGAAGCTGCTGGCCTTCAAGATGACCGAACAGCAGCAGCAGATGCAGGCTCAACAGCAACatcagcaacaacaacagcagcaaacACAACACGTGATCAGTGCTCAACAaccacagcaacaacaacaacaacaacaacattgGCCGATGGAGGAGGAGCCATCCGCGTCCTGGGGTTCCGCCTCGGACGTCACGTTGGACGAAGCCGTGAAAAGTCCTCTGGGCAGTGTTTCCAGCACCGAGAGCACCTGCAGCGGTGAAGTCGCGTCTCTGACCGAGTACCATCACGTAGCTCCGCCTAGTGGACACCACGCGTCCAGCGCGCCCCTTCTCGCCGCCACATTAGCCGGCGGACTCTGTCCTCATCGGCGACGAGCGAACTCTGGCAGCACGAGTTCCGGCGACGACGATCTTCATCGCGCGTCCTTATCGAAAACGCCTCAGCCACCGCAATGCCCTCGATTCCGCAAGCTGGACTCTCCCAGCGACAGCGGCATCGAGTCCGGCACCGAGAAGCCCGACAAACCAGCCAGCAGCAGCGCGAGCAGTGCTCCAACCTCGGTTTGCTCGAGTCCGCGATCGGAAGACAAGGAAGTGGAAGACATGCCGGTGTTGAAGCGTGTCCTCCAAGCACCGCCGCTTTACGACACCAACTCATTGATGGACGAGGCGTACAAACCGCATAAAAAGTTCCGAGCTCTCCGGCAGAAGGACAGCGCAGAGGCCGAGCCGGCGGTGATCGTGCAGCACACGCAGTCCCAGCTGCATCTCCACCTGACCTCGCCACCGGCGCGAAGTCCTTCGAACCAAGCGCAGACCCAGTGTCCGCAAACCGCCAGCCTGCTCAGCAGTACGCACTCGACCTTGGCCAGAAGTCTGATGGAGGGGCCACGGATGACCGCCGAGCAGTTGAAGCGCACGGACATCATCCACAACTACATAATGCGCGGAGAGACCAGCCCGAGGTCGCCGGCAGTCTCGCCGTCGCCGGCTGAACAATGCGCCTCGACCACCACCATCACCGCTCGTTCTCCCCAAGGATCTCAAGGATTGTTGCAGTGCGCGACCAGCAACTACTCGACGACCAGATGGCCGGCCACCTCGGTGATCACGACGACGACCGGCGCCcgacagcaacagcaacagcaacagcagtcTTCCTCGGACTACCTCATGGTCGGGAGCTCGCCGGCCTCGTCGCCCAGATACCTGTCCGCGGCGGCGTCGAGTAGTACGAGCACGAGTCCAAGGCCCACGTCGAGCACGGCGGCGACGTTGATGCTGTCCGGCTGTCCCAGCAACATGATGGAGCTACAGGTGGACATCGCCGACAGCCAGCAACCGCTCAACCTGTCGAAGAAGTCGCCGTCCCCGTCGCCAAGGCCCCTCGTAGGACCCTGCAAAGCGCTGTCTCTCGAAGCGTAG
- the E75 gene encoding ecdysone-induced protein 75 isoform X4: MSAIVACDDPIKIEIVDQNMNPAGSFDPIDVCEATIAITETQNPERRQQSVREFDGTTVLCRVCGDKASGFHYGVHSCEGCKGFFRRSIQQKIQYRPCTKNQQCSILRINRNRCQYCRLKKCIAVGMSRDAVRFGRVPKREKARILAAMQQSSHSRSQEKAVAAELEDEQRLLGTVVQAHIDTCDFTRDKVAPILVRARETPNYTACPPTLACPLNPNPQPLTGQQELLQDFSKRFSPAIRGVVEFAKRIPGFSLLAQDDQVTLLKAGVFEVLLVRLACMFDAQTNSMICLNGQVLKRESIHNSSNARFLMDSMFDFAERVNSLRLSDAELGLFCSVVVIAADRPGLRNTELVERMHNKLRNALQTVLAQNHPQHPDILRELLKKIPDLRTLNTLHSEKLLAFKMTEQQQQMQAQQQHQQQQQQQTQHVISAQQPQQQQQQQQHWPMEEEPSASWGSASDVTLDEAVKSPLGSVSSTESTCSGEVASLTEYHHVAPPSGHHASSAPLLAATLAGGLCPHRRRANSGSTSSGDDDLHRASLSKTPQPPQCPRFRKLDSPSDSGIESGTEKPDKPASSSASSAPTSVCSSPRSEDKEVEDMPVLKRVLQAPPLYDTNSLMDEAYKPHKKFRALRQKDSAEAEPAVIVQHTQSQLHLHLTSPPARSPSNQAQTQCPQTASLLSSTHSTLARSLMEGPRMTAEQLKRTDIIHNYIMRGETSPRSPAVSPSPAEQCASTTTITARSPQGSQGLLQCATSNYSTTRWPATSVITTTTGARQQQQQQQQSSSDYLMVGSSPASSPRYLSAAASSSTSTSPRPTSSTAATLMLSGCPSNMMELQVDIADSQQPLNLSKKSPSPSPRPLVGPCKALSLEA, encoded by the exons AATTCGACGGGACCACGGTGTTGTGCCGCGTTTGCGGGGACAAGGCGTCCGGTTTTCACTATGGGGTACACTCGTGCGAGGGGTGCAAG GGATTCTTCCGGCGGAGCATTCAGCAGAAGATTCAGTATCGGCCCTGCACCAAGAACCAGCAGTGCAGCATCCTGCGAATCAACAGGAACCGCTGCCAGTATTGTCGTCTCAAGAAGTGCATCGCTGTCGGCATGAGTCGCGATG CGGTGCGATTCGGCCGTGTGCCCAAGCGCGAGAAGGCCAGGATTCTGGCTGCCATGCAGCAAAGCTCCCACAGCCGTTCTCAAGAGAAGGCAGTAGCGGCCGAGCTGGAGGACGAGCAACGACTACTCGGCACCGTTGTGCAAGCTCACATTGATACATGCGACTTCACCAGGGACAAAGTCGCGCCGATCCTCGTGCGAGCTCGAGAGACACCGAACTACACCGCGTGTCCACCCACCTTG GCATGCCCTCTGAATCCTAACCCTCAACCGTTGACCGGCCAGCAAGAGCTGTTGCAAGACTTCTCGAAAAGGTTCTCGCCGGCTATCCGCGGCGTGGTAGAGTTCGCGAAACGCATTCCTGGCTTCAGCCTGCTGGCACAGGACGACCAGGTGACGCTGCTCAAGGCTGGCGTGTTCGAGGTGTTGCTGGTGCGATTGGCCTGCATGTTCGACGCTCAAACGAACAGCATGATCTGCCTGAACGGGCAGGTGCTCAAGCGAGAGTCGATCCACAATAGCAGCAACGCGCGATTCCTCATGGATTCGATGTTCGACTTCGCCGAGAGGGTGAACTCGCTGCGACTATCGGACGCCGAGCTCGGTCTTTTCTGTTCCGTGGTGGTGATCGCTGCGGACCGGCCAGGGCTTCGCAACACGGAGCTCGTTGAGCGTATGCACAACAAGCTGCGGAACGCCCTGCAGACCGTGCTCGCTCAGAACCATCCTCAACACCCGGACATTTTGCGGGAGCTGCTCAAGAAGATCCCAGACCTGAGAACTCTGAACACCCTCCACTCGGAGAAGCTGCTGGCCTTCAAGATGACCGAACAGCAGCAGCAGATGCAGGCTCAACAGCAACatcagcaacaacaacagcagcaaacACAACACGTGATCAGTGCTCAACAaccacagcaacaacaacaacaacaacaacattgGCCGATGGAGGAGGAGCCATCCGCGTCCTGGGGTTCCGCCTCGGACGTCACGTTGGACGAAGCCGTGAAAAGTCCTCTGGGCAGTGTTTCCAGCACCGAGAGCACCTGCAGCGGTGAAGTCGCGTCTCTGACCGAGTACCATCACGTAGCTCCGCCTAGTGGACACCACGCGTCCAGCGCGCCCCTTCTCGCCGCCACATTAGCCGGCGGACTCTGTCCTCATCGGCGACGAGCGAACTCTGGCAGCACGAGTTCCGGCGACGACGATCTTCATCGCGCGTCCTTATCGAAAACGCCTCAGCCACCGCAATGCCCTCGATTCCGCAAGCTGGACTCTCCCAGCGACAGCGGCATCGAGTCCGGCACCGAGAAGCCCGACAAACCAGCCAGCAGCAGCGCGAGCAGTGCTCCAACCTCGGTTTGCTCGAGTCCGCGATCGGAAGACAAGGAAGTGGAAGACATGCCGGTGTTGAAGCGTGTCCTCCAAGCACCGCCGCTTTACGACACCAACTCATTGATGGACGAGGCGTACAAACCGCATAAAAAGTTCCGAGCTCTCCGGCAGAAGGACAGCGCAGAGGCCGAGCCGGCGGTGATCGTGCAGCACACGCAGTCCCAGCTGCATCTCCACCTGACCTCGCCACCGGCGCGAAGTCCTTCGAACCAAGCGCAGACCCAGTGTCCGCAAACCGCCAGCCTGCTCAGCAGTACGCACTCGACCTTGGCCAGAAGTCTGATGGAGGGGCCACGGATGACCGCCGAGCAGTTGAAGCGCACGGACATCATCCACAACTACATAATGCGCGGAGAGACCAGCCCGAGGTCGCCGGCAGTCTCGCCGTCGCCGGCTGAACAATGCGCCTCGACCACCACCATCACCGCTCGTTCTCCCCAAGGATCTCAAGGATTGTTGCAGTGCGCGACCAGCAACTACTCGACGACCAGATGGCCGGCCACCTCGGTGATCACGACGACGACCGGCGCCcgacagcaacagcaacagcaacagcagtcTTCCTCGGACTACCTCATGGTCGGGAGCTCGCCGGCCTCGTCGCCCAGATACCTGTCCGCGGCGGCGTCGAGTAGTACGAGCACGAGTCCAAGGCCCACGTCGAGCACGGCGGCGACGTTGATGCTGTCCGGCTGTCCCAGCAACATGATGGAGCTACAGGTGGACATCGCCGACAGCCAGCAACCGCTCAACCTGTCGAAGAAGTCGCCGTCCCCGTCGCCAAGGCCCCTCGTAGGACCCTGCAAAGCGCTGTCTCTCGAAGCGTAG
- the E75 gene encoding ecdysone-induced protein 75 isoform X1, whose product MILTPDSSAQATVATSPAPESPISSISSHGSRSSSVSRMSCVSQSMSSAYHVAQLPHHISPNMPTMDSTVSSAKPEPELNIEFDGTTVLCRVCGDKASGFHYGVHSCEGCKGFFRRSIQQKIQYRPCTKNQQCSILRINRNRCQYCRLKKCIAVGMSRDAVRFGRVPKREKARILAAMQQSSHSRSQEKAVAAELEDEQRLLGTVVQAHIDTCDFTRDKVAPILVRARETPNYTACPPTLACPLNPNPQPLTGQQELLQDFSKRFSPAIRGVVEFAKRIPGFSLLAQDDQVTLLKAGVFEVLLVRLACMFDAQTNSMICLNGQVLKRESIHNSSNARFLMDSMFDFAERVNSLRLSDAELGLFCSVVVIAADRPGLRNTELVERMHNKLRNALQTVLAQNHPQHPDILRELLKKIPDLRTLNTLHSEKLLAFKMTEQQQQMQAQQQHQQQQQQQTQHVISAQQPQQQQQQQQHWPMEEEPSASWGSASDVTLDEAVKSPLGSVSSTESTCSGEVASLTEYHHVAPPSGHHASSAPLLAATLAGGLCPHRRRANSGSTSSGDDDLHRASLSKTPQPPQCPRFRKLDSPSDSGIESGTEKPDKPASSSASSAPTSVCSSPRSEDKEVEDMPVLKRVLQAPPLYDTNSLMDEAYKPHKKFRALRQKDSAEAEPAVIVQHTQSQLHLHLTSPPARSPSNQAQTQCPQTASLLSSTHSTLARSLMEGPRMTAEQLKRTDIIHNYIMRGETSPRSPAVSPSPAEQCASTTTITARSPQGSQGLLQCATSNYSTTRWPATSVITTTTGARQQQQQQQQSSSDYLMVGSSPASSPRYLSAAASSSTSTSPRPTSSTAATLMLSGCPSNMMELQVDIADSQQPLNLSKKSPSPSPRPLVGPCKALSLEA is encoded by the exons ATGATTCTAACGCCGGACAGCAGCGCGCAGGCTACTGTGGCGACGTCGCCAGCACCAGAATCGCCGATCTCCAGCATCTCGTCGCATGGCTCGCGATCGTCGAGCGTCTCGCGCATGTCTTGCGTCTCTCAGAGCATGTCTAGCGCCTATCACGTGGCCCAGTTGCCCCATCATATCAGCCCCAACATGCCCACCATGGACTCCACCGTTTCCTCGGCTAAACCCGAGCCTGAATTAAACATAG AATTCGACGGGACCACGGTGTTGTGCCGCGTTTGCGGGGACAAGGCGTCCGGTTTTCACTATGGGGTACACTCGTGCGAGGGGTGCAAG GGATTCTTCCGGCGGAGCATTCAGCAGAAGATTCAGTATCGGCCCTGCACCAAGAACCAGCAGTGCAGCATCCTGCGAATCAACAGGAACCGCTGCCAGTATTGTCGTCTCAAGAAGTGCATCGCTGTCGGCATGAGTCGCGATG CGGTGCGATTCGGCCGTGTGCCCAAGCGCGAGAAGGCCAGGATTCTGGCTGCCATGCAGCAAAGCTCCCACAGCCGTTCTCAAGAGAAGGCAGTAGCGGCCGAGCTGGAGGACGAGCAACGACTACTCGGCACCGTTGTGCAAGCTCACATTGATACATGCGACTTCACCAGGGACAAAGTCGCGCCGATCCTCGTGCGAGCTCGAGAGACACCGAACTACACCGCGTGTCCACCCACCTTG GCATGCCCTCTGAATCCTAACCCTCAACCGTTGACCGGCCAGCAAGAGCTGTTGCAAGACTTCTCGAAAAGGTTCTCGCCGGCTATCCGCGGCGTGGTAGAGTTCGCGAAACGCATTCCTGGCTTCAGCCTGCTGGCACAGGACGACCAGGTGACGCTGCTCAAGGCTGGCGTGTTCGAGGTGTTGCTGGTGCGATTGGCCTGCATGTTCGACGCTCAAACGAACAGCATGATCTGCCTGAACGGGCAGGTGCTCAAGCGAGAGTCGATCCACAATAGCAGCAACGCGCGATTCCTCATGGATTCGATGTTCGACTTCGCCGAGAGGGTGAACTCGCTGCGACTATCGGACGCCGAGCTCGGTCTTTTCTGTTCCGTGGTGGTGATCGCTGCGGACCGGCCAGGGCTTCGCAACACGGAGCTCGTTGAGCGTATGCACAACAAGCTGCGGAACGCCCTGCAGACCGTGCTCGCTCAGAACCATCCTCAACACCCGGACATTTTGCGGGAGCTGCTCAAGAAGATCCCAGACCTGAGAACTCTGAACACCCTCCACTCGGAGAAGCTGCTGGCCTTCAAGATGACCGAACAGCAGCAGCAGATGCAGGCTCAACAGCAACatcagcaacaacaacagcagcaaacACAACACGTGATCAGTGCTCAACAaccacagcaacaacaacaacaacaacaacattgGCCGATGGAGGAGGAGCCATCCGCGTCCTGGGGTTCCGCCTCGGACGTCACGTTGGACGAAGCCGTGAAAAGTCCTCTGGGCAGTGTTTCCAGCACCGAGAGCACCTGCAGCGGTGAAGTCGCGTCTCTGACCGAGTACCATCACGTAGCTCCGCCTAGTGGACACCACGCGTCCAGCGCGCCCCTTCTCGCCGCCACATTAGCCGGCGGACTCTGTCCTCATCGGCGACGAGCGAACTCTGGCAGCACGAGTTCCGGCGACGACGATCTTCATCGCGCGTCCTTATCGAAAACGCCTCAGCCACCGCAATGCCCTCGATTCCGCAAGCTGGACTCTCCCAGCGACAGCGGCATCGAGTCCGGCACCGAGAAGCCCGACAAACCAGCCAGCAGCAGCGCGAGCAGTGCTCCAACCTCGGTTTGCTCGAGTCCGCGATCGGAAGACAAGGAAGTGGAAGACATGCCGGTGTTGAAGCGTGTCCTCCAAGCACCGCCGCTTTACGACACCAACTCATTGATGGACGAGGCGTACAAACCGCATAAAAAGTTCCGAGCTCTCCGGCAGAAGGACAGCGCAGAGGCCGAGCCGGCGGTGATCGTGCAGCACACGCAGTCCCAGCTGCATCTCCACCTGACCTCGCCACCGGCGCGAAGTCCTTCGAACCAAGCGCAGACCCAGTGTCCGCAAACCGCCAGCCTGCTCAGCAGTACGCACTCGACCTTGGCCAGAAGTCTGATGGAGGGGCCACGGATGACCGCCGAGCAGTTGAAGCGCACGGACATCATCCACAACTACATAATGCGCGGAGAGACCAGCCCGAGGTCGCCGGCAGTCTCGCCGTCGCCGGCTGAACAATGCGCCTCGACCACCACCATCACCGCTCGTTCTCCCCAAGGATCTCAAGGATTGTTGCAGTGCGCGACCAGCAACTACTCGACGACCAGATGGCCGGCCACCTCGGTGATCACGACGACGACCGGCGCCcgacagcaacagcaacagcaacagcagtcTTCCTCGGACTACCTCATGGTCGGGAGCTCGCCGGCCTCGTCGCCCAGATACCTGTCCGCGGCGGCGTCGAGTAGTACGAGCACGAGTCCAAGGCCCACGTCGAGCACGGCGGCGACGTTGATGCTGTCCGGCTGTCCCAGCAACATGATGGAGCTACAGGTGGACATCGCCGACAGCCAGCAACCGCTCAACCTGTCGAAGAAGTCGCCGTCCCCGTCGCCAAGGCCCCTCGTAGGACCCTGCAAAGCGCTGTCTCTCGAAGCGTAG
- the E75 gene encoding ecdysone-induced protein 75 isoform X3, whose product MTVQKFKSRGSASEEQQSGDILTPSNEPLDSDKEQSGQICYRGAPQDSENLLGRVLAEFDGTTVLCRVCGDKASGFHYGVHSCEGCKGFFRRSIQQKIQYRPCTKNQQCSILRINRNRCQYCRLKKCIAVGMSRDAVRFGRVPKREKARILAAMQQSSHSRSQEKAVAAELEDEQRLLGTVVQAHIDTCDFTRDKVAPILVRARETPNYTACPPTLACPLNPNPQPLTGQQELLQDFSKRFSPAIRGVVEFAKRIPGFSLLAQDDQVTLLKAGVFEVLLVRLACMFDAQTNSMICLNGQVLKRESIHNSSNARFLMDSMFDFAERVNSLRLSDAELGLFCSVVVIAADRPGLRNTELVERMHNKLRNALQTVLAQNHPQHPDILRELLKKIPDLRTLNTLHSEKLLAFKMTEQQQQMQAQQQHQQQQQQQTQHVISAQQPQQQQQQQQHWPMEEEPSASWGSASDVTLDEAVKSPLGSVSSTESTCSGEVASLTEYHHVAPPSGHHASSAPLLAATLAGGLCPHRRRANSGSTSSGDDDLHRASLSKTPQPPQCPRFRKLDSPSDSGIESGTEKPDKPASSSASSAPTSVCSSPRSEDKEVEDMPVLKRVLQAPPLYDTNSLMDEAYKPHKKFRALRQKDSAEAEPAVIVQHTQSQLHLHLTSPPARSPSNQAQTQCPQTASLLSSTHSTLARSLMEGPRMTAEQLKRTDIIHNYIMRGETSPRSPAVSPSPAEQCASTTTITARSPQGSQGLLQCATSNYSTTRWPATSVITTTTGARQQQQQQQQSSSDYLMVGSSPASSPRYLSAAASSSTSTSPRPTSSTAATLMLSGCPSNMMELQVDIADSQQPLNLSKKSPSPSPRPLVGPCKALSLEA is encoded by the exons AATTCGACGGGACCACGGTGTTGTGCCGCGTTTGCGGGGACAAGGCGTCCGGTTTTCACTATGGGGTACACTCGTGCGAGGGGTGCAAG GGATTCTTCCGGCGGAGCATTCAGCAGAAGATTCAGTATCGGCCCTGCACCAAGAACCAGCAGTGCAGCATCCTGCGAATCAACAGGAACCGCTGCCAGTATTGTCGTCTCAAGAAGTGCATCGCTGTCGGCATGAGTCGCGATG CGGTGCGATTCGGCCGTGTGCCCAAGCGCGAGAAGGCCAGGATTCTGGCTGCCATGCAGCAAAGCTCCCACAGCCGTTCTCAAGAGAAGGCAGTAGCGGCCGAGCTGGAGGACGAGCAACGACTACTCGGCACCGTTGTGCAAGCTCACATTGATACATGCGACTTCACCAGGGACAAAGTCGCGCCGATCCTCGTGCGAGCTCGAGAGACACCGAACTACACCGCGTGTCCACCCACCTTG GCATGCCCTCTGAATCCTAACCCTCAACCGTTGACCGGCCAGCAAGAGCTGTTGCAAGACTTCTCGAAAAGGTTCTCGCCGGCTATCCGCGGCGTGGTAGAGTTCGCGAAACGCATTCCTGGCTTCAGCCTGCTGGCACAGGACGACCAGGTGACGCTGCTCAAGGCTGGCGTGTTCGAGGTGTTGCTGGTGCGATTGGCCTGCATGTTCGACGCTCAAACGAACAGCATGATCTGCCTGAACGGGCAGGTGCTCAAGCGAGAGTCGATCCACAATAGCAGCAACGCGCGATTCCTCATGGATTCGATGTTCGACTTCGCCGAGAGGGTGAACTCGCTGCGACTATCGGACGCCGAGCTCGGTCTTTTCTGTTCCGTGGTGGTGATCGCTGCGGACCGGCCAGGGCTTCGCAACACGGAGCTCGTTGAGCGTATGCACAACAAGCTGCGGAACGCCCTGCAGACCGTGCTCGCTCAGAACCATCCTCAACACCCGGACATTTTGCGGGAGCTGCTCAAGAAGATCCCAGACCTGAGAACTCTGAACACCCTCCACTCGGAGAAGCTGCTGGCCTTCAAGATGACCGAACAGCAGCAGCAGATGCAGGCTCAACAGCAACatcagcaacaacaacagcagcaaacACAACACGTGATCAGTGCTCAACAaccacagcaacaacaacaacaacaacaacattgGCCGATGGAGGAGGAGCCATCCGCGTCCTGGGGTTCCGCCTCGGACGTCACGTTGGACGAAGCCGTGAAAAGTCCTCTGGGCAGTGTTTCCAGCACCGAGAGCACCTGCAGCGGTGAAGTCGCGTCTCTGACCGAGTACCATCACGTAGCTCCGCCTAGTGGACACCACGCGTCCAGCGCGCCCCTTCTCGCCGCCACATTAGCCGGCGGACTCTGTCCTCATCGGCGACGAGCGAACTCTGGCAGCACGAGTTCCGGCGACGACGATCTTCATCGCGCGTCCTTATCGAAAACGCCTCAGCCACCGCAATGCCCTCGATTCCGCAAGCTGGACTCTCCCAGCGACAGCGGCATCGAGTCCGGCACCGAGAAGCCCGACAAACCAGCCAGCAGCAGCGCGAGCAGTGCTCCAACCTCGGTTTGCTCGAGTCCGCGATCGGAAGACAAGGAAGTGGAAGACATGCCGGTGTTGAAGCGTGTCCTCCAAGCACCGCCGCTTTACGACACCAACTCATTGATGGACGAGGCGTACAAACCGCATAAAAAGTTCCGAGCTCTCCGGCAGAAGGACAGCGCAGAGGCCGAGCCGGCGGTGATCGTGCAGCACACGCAGTCCCAGCTGCATCTCCACCTGACCTCGCCACCGGCGCGAAGTCCTTCGAACCAAGCGCAGACCCAGTGTCCGCAAACCGCCAGCCTGCTCAGCAGTACGCACTCGACCTTGGCCAGAAGTCTGATGGAGGGGCCACGGATGACCGCCGAGCAGTTGAAGCGCACGGACATCATCCACAACTACATAATGCGCGGAGAGACCAGCCCGAGGTCGCCGGCAGTCTCGCCGTCGCCGGCTGAACAATGCGCCTCGACCACCACCATCACCGCTCGTTCTCCCCAAGGATCTCAAGGATTGTTGCAGTGCGCGACCAGCAACTACTCGACGACCAGATGGCCGGCCACCTCGGTGATCACGACGACGACCGGCGCCcgacagcaacagcaacagcaacagcagtcTTCCTCGGACTACCTCATGGTCGGGAGCTCGCCGGCCTCGTCGCCCAGATACCTGTCCGCGGCGGCGTCGAGTAGTACGAGCACGAGTCCAAGGCCCACGTCGAGCACGGCGGCGACGTTGATGCTGTCCGGCTGTCCCAGCAACATGATGGAGCTACAGGTGGACATCGCCGACAGCCAGCAACCGCTCAACCTGTCGAAGAAGTCGCCGTCCCCGTCGCCAAGGCCCCTCGTAGGACCCTGCAAAGCGCTGTCTCTCGAAGCGTAG